The Methanosarcina barkeri MS DNA window GGAGGGTTTCATCGGCAACAAGCAAGGTTTCGACAGCCCCGAAATTTAGAGCATTCTTAACATCGGCAAGGCCATAGGCAGCTTTGCCGTTCATTGAGATCTCACGGATCAGGTCTTCCATAAGGGCGGATTCGCGAGCTATACGGGATTCCTGCATAATGCGGTCAACTGCACCTCTGCGTAGAACTTCCTGAAAGCCGGACATTCCTATCATGGAGGTATCTTCGATAAGGGCTTTTGAAGCCATAGCCGGTTCGGTTTCCTGGAAATATTTAATGAAATCCTCTTTAGTAAACCCGGGTCCGGCAATAACTATGGACGCTTCCTCAGGAACGGCATGCCTGAGCTGTTCTACAACCTCCCTGAAAAACTCATTTCTCAAGCCAGTCTCTCGCTTTCCCGAAGACTGCCGGATATGAGAATAGATCTCTATCCCGTAGTGATGCACAAAGCCAATATCGGCATCGCCTTCTTCTATTGCTACCATAACAACTTTCGGGCGCTTTGAGGCTTCTTCAGCATCCTTGATCCGCTGGAGCTGGTCGTTCTTCCAGCGTTCCTTGACAATCGAAAGATTGGTTCCGATCTCGATATTGAGAGTATGATAAGAGCCCGCATCCATCCCATGCTCTATCATTCCATGTAACCGCAGTCGATTAGCAAATTTGTGAAACTCGATATCGTCAATCCTGATTCCAAGCCTGACCTTTACCTTCTCAACCTTTTCAGGGCGGATTTTGTCACTTGCCGAATCGGCTTTCCTTTTGGTAACCGAAAAAACCAGGTCCCCTTTTTCGATTATATATTTGAGGTGCCAGAGGTCATCAAGGGTTTCGGCTGTTACTGAAATTTCGCCTTCCCGTCCCTTAAGAGAGCGATTTGTAACTCTCATGCATTTTTCCCTCCATGCATTTCAATTTCCTCTTCAGTTCCGTTCCTGGCATTCATTTCTGAGATTTCTCCAGCGAGTTTTTCCTTGAATTCTTCTTCAGTTCCCTTTTCGAAGTTTTGTCCGAATTCCTTATCAATTTCTTCTTCGTTATCTTCAGGTTCGTTCTCGACTTCCGGATCCTCATGTTCCTCGCCCTCACCCTCAATCCTTTCTCCCTTCCTTTTCGGCTTCTGGCTCTTTAAGTCCGATTCTCCGGGTGGGACCATCATAGCGATCTGGTCAGGAGAGGCAATCTGCTTTACAAAGCGGGGATCATTGAGTTCGTCGGCATAAATCCTGTAGATCTTTTTAGAGATGTCATTCTGATTAAAAGCCCCGGGGACGACTTCGAGGATATAATCCCCATGTTTCCGGACAGCAGAAACAGGCCCGCCTATAACTCTCGTCTCGCCTTTGAGCTCAAGCCCGACTGCAATGCCGAGAGGAATATCCTTAAAGTAATTGCGTTCCCCGCGGATGATAAAAGCTCCTTTTTTCACATATTCTCCTGATTCTGGAGTTTTGCTGACCTGCTCGGCTTTGACCCAGTAGCAGTCCCCACTGAAATGCCCTGCCTTCCAGAGGCTGGAATAAGAAACAGCAAACTGTGCCGCTTCCTGCAAGGTAGATTCTGGAACCTCTTCTCCGCCAGTCTTGATAACTGTGAGAGGAGCTCCCGGAGTTTGGGTATGGAAAACAAGGTCTCTCTTTTCCAGGTATTTCTTAAAAATATCTTCGTTGGTGTCTGCATCCCTGCCTCCCACAACAAAGAAGCCATCCGAGGATACAAACCACCTGAACCTGTCATACCAGTGTTTTTTCCGGGACGCATGAAGCTTTCTTCCTGCCTTTGCAGCCTTTGCCACGGATTTTTTCTCCATAGCCTTCCTGGTATCTTCGATAGCTTTGAGAGCTCCATCTCTTTTTTTGCTAAATTTCTTGACCTTTTCATAATACTCCTGAGCATTCTGCGGCACTGTCTTACGGATGTCAATGTTAATACTCTTCCCGTCCAGGTTTACAGTTACAGTTCCTGCCCGGGGGTCAATATTTGTAATCTTTTGCGCAGCAGGCACGGTCTTTTTAGCCTGCTTCAGAATTGAGCGGATCTCGTCCCAGGAATACCCCTTTGACCTTGCGCTGTTGAGCACGGAAAGAAGCTCTTCGATACCCTGGTAGTTTGCATAGACTGTCTCAGCAAGAGTATTATTTTTCTCGATTTCTTTTTCGAACTTTTTAATGCTCCCTTCCTGTTGAAGAAGCCGCCGTTCATAAACGCCAAGTGCTTTTTCCTTTTTCTGAGCTGCTTTTACCTCTTCGATCTGTTCAAGTGCCTTTTTCCCAAAAAATTCATCAAGTGCCGTGTTAAAAGAATCAAAATACTCTTTTTCAAATCCTGAATAGCGAATAAGGTCAAAAGGAAGTACGTCGAAAGTTTCCAGCTTTCCGTTGATTTCCTTTTTCACATGCTGAGGCCTGAGCTTAGGAGCCTCACCTTCAACCCCGGCTTCGAGTTTAAGTTCGGTTTCGGGTTTAAGTTCGGTTTTGGGTTTAAGTTCGGTTTCTGGCTTAGACTCGATATCGGATTTAAGTTCAGTTTCAGTTTCAGCTTCTGTGTGGCCTTTATCTCCGGCTCCTATCCTCAAAAGCGGAGAAAAGAGATCGTGCATTGCATTACAGATCATGGAGGCGTCTTCTTCAGTTGCCTCCTTTGAAGGCTTTGATTTATCAATTCCTGCCCTGGCACAGACTTCTTCTGCCAGAACTCCTCCCAGATTGAACCTTGTGGCAACCGTCCTGACGATATCAGACGTAGATCTGGAAAACTCCTTTAGAAGGTCAGAATCCTTTACCTTGAGAGGACTTATCTGTGCCTCAGGCAGTTCGTAAATTTCTCCACTCCGAAGCCGCCTATCCTTCATTGTTACAGGATTCATAGGCAGAATAATCCTGTTTTCCGAATCGACAATAAGTATATTCCCAGGGGCGAAAAGCTCCACAATAAGATTACTGTGGACTCCAGCTCTCTCAACCCCAATTTTCACGATCCTGTCAAAGTCGTGCTGCTCCACATATACAATCCTGCCTCCCATCAGGTATTTTCTAAGCAGCATTGGAAAAGCCTGGGGAAGCGTCGGGCTTGCCCTGAGGTATTTGCTTAGATGAATACGCTTCCCGGCCTCAATAACCAGGTTGTCCCTGCCCTGGTGAAAAACGTAAAGGTTGATGCGAATCTCCTCGTTCGTGGGCTGATAGATCTTCCCGATCTTCGCATCAATAATGGATTTTGGACCTGCTGACAGCTCGGCAACAACTGCAGCAACGTCGGCACTTGACATATCCTGCTTCATGAAGTGGATATAATAGAGGCTTTTGGTATAAGCATTACTGAAGAATTTAGTGAAATTAGATAAAAGTGAAGCGGCTCAGCACTCAGGCTCGGCGGCTTCGCACACTTCGAGCCTTCGATGATCCACCTTACGAATCAAATGGTAATAGTTTGGACATAAGTTGTAAAGGAGTAAAAGGAAAGAAGATTACAATTTTCTCAAAAGGCGAAAATCCAAACCGAAGTTACCACCCCCAGGGTAGTATCCGTCAAGGTTTGCATTTTTCAGTATTTTTTCAATTTTAATCCTTGCGTCTACAAAGGTATCATCTATTGATTCTTCAACTTCATCAAACCCACAAATATCTTTATTCAGAAGAACCTCCTTCATTGCGAGAACATCAGCTACTGCAAATCTCAATTCTTTATTGGAATTTGGATAATTGTTTCCAATAACAAACCCGACTCTTTTGCCAGTCATGACGCTAACGCATAATTTATTTATTGGAGTTCATGAAACAACTCAGACCTTCAAAGACTGATAGCTGCGGGTTTTCTTCAAAAAATTGGGATAATTTTGTGAGGGGCAATTTTGAAATCTTAATCGCGCTTCCATCAGGGCATTTTAGTTCAATTTCGGCAGTTGGCCTGTACTCTAGCCAGGTTTTCATTGCTTCAAGGATTATCTCTGCAAAGACCTTACCAGTTATGCCGAAAACTGCAAGTGTACTGAAAATGGTTGTCAGATCAGCTTTATCCCCTTCAGAACAATCGGCTTTTAAAGGTTCTATCCAGCCATCAGGTATATTCGTGCAAATTGAACTATATAGCTGACAGCACTGCTCCTGCCAATACTCAGAAAAAGTTTCAACGTCTTCAGACGTGAGTACGATAGAGAAATTAGACGTATCAAGAACTTGCTGTATTCTACCACCAGCTATTCAACAATCTAAAACTGATATTTCCTTTAAGGAATATATGATTTAAGATTTTTGTTCAGTAAGAAATACAAGCTTGAAAAAAGTGAGATTTCTTTGAAAATTTTTTAGATAATTTGAAGTTTAAGTACTAATTGTAAAAAAGAAGAAAATTATAGTTCCCTTGAAAAGAAAGTCATAGTTTCCTTGAAAAAGAAAGTTATAGTTCCCTCAACAGACGGAACCCGAGATTGGCAAGCCGACTCTCAGTTTTGCGTTTGAAGCGGCCAGCTGAACGGCAGAGACCTGTCTCGCAGAGCCAGCTGCACCCACGAGAAACCCGATCAGGGCTACTGTCATCTTCCCACGCGCTCCCATCCGAAGGAGCACCATTATAATTATCGTGCCAATTATCCTGTACCCATTCCCAGACATTCCCGTTAATATCATAA harbors:
- the rqcH gene encoding ribosome rescue protein RqcH, with protein sequence MKQDMSSADVAAVVAELSAGPKSIIDAKIGKIYQPTNEEIRINLYVFHQGRDNLVIEAGKRIHLSKYLRASPTLPQAFPMLLRKYLMGGRIVYVEQHDFDRIVKIGVERAGVHSNLIVELFAPGNILIVDSENRIILPMNPVTMKDRRLRSGEIYELPEAQISPLKVKDSDLLKEFSRSTSDIVRTVATRFNLGGVLAEEVCARAGIDKSKPSKEATEEDASMICNAMHDLFSPLLRIGAGDKGHTEAETETELKSDIESKPETELKPKTELKPETELKLEAGVEGEAPKLRPQHVKKEINGKLETFDVLPFDLIRYSGFEKEYFDSFNTALDEFFGKKALEQIEEVKAAQKKEKALGVYERRLLQQEGSIKKFEKEIEKNNTLAETVYANYQGIEELLSVLNSARSKGYSWDEIRSILKQAKKTVPAAQKITNIDPRAGTVTVNLDGKSINIDIRKTVPQNAQEYYEKVKKFSKKRDGALKAIEDTRKAMEKKSVAKAAKAGRKLHASRKKHWYDRFRWFVSSDGFFVVGGRDADTNEDIFKKYLEKRDLVFHTQTPGAPLTVIKTGGEEVPESTLQEAAQFAVSYSSLWKAGHFSGDCYWVKAEQVSKTPESGEYVKKGAFIIRGERNYFKDIPLGIAVGLELKGETRVIGGPVSAVRKHGDYILEVVPGAFNQNDISKKIYRIYADELNDPRFVKQIASPDQIAMMVPPGESDLKSQKPKRKGERIEGEGEEHEDPEVENEPEDNEEEIDKEFGQNFEKGTEEEFKEKLAGEISEMNARNGTEEEIEMHGGKNA
- a CDS encoding mRNA surveillance protein pelota — protein: MRVTNRSLKGREGEISVTAETLDDLWHLKYIIEKGDLVFSVTKRKADSASDKIRPEKVEKVKVRLGIRIDDIEFHKFANRLRLHGMIEHGMDAGSYHTLNIEIGTNLSIVKERWKNDQLQRIKDAEEASKRPKVVMVAIEEGDADIGFVHHYGIEIYSHIRQSSGKRETGLRNEFFREVVEQLRHAVPEEASIVIAGPGFTKEDFIKYFQETEPAMASKALIEDTSMIGMSGFQEVLRRGAVDRIMQESRIARESALMEDLIREISMNGKAAYGLADVKNALNFGAVETLLVADETLREGRERGADIDKLLREVEQAQGKVVVFSTAFEPGEKLHKLGGIAALLRFKVRG
- a CDS encoding caspase family protein, producing MTGKRVGFVIGNNYPNSNKELRFAVADVLAMKEVLLNKDICGFDEVEESIDDTFVDARIKIEKILKNANLDGYYPGGGNFGLDFRLLRKL